From the genome of Vigna angularis cultivar LongXiaoDou No.4 chromosome 11, ASM1680809v1, whole genome shotgun sequence, one region includes:
- the LOC108333163 gene encoding protein TAB2 homolog, chloroplastic, whose product MATLSFNPARIRTSSFKHSKFTSPSKPIRIPCTTFPFHSHPKLIHFRTHSVSESTQKEAPEAILQEEDDPTAELRYLDPETDPATITDWELDFCSRPILDARGKKIWELVVCDKTLSLQYNKYFPNNVINSITLKDGIVAVSDELGVPLPRNIRFFRSQMQTIITNACNELRIRPVPSKRCVSIILWLEERYETIYRRHPGFQEASKTLLALDNPFPTELPDILYGQRWAFVQLPYSAVREEVSNFEKGFCGSGLDLDLLGLEIDDNTLIPGLAVASSSAMALAAGLSGLEVCAVEADAARARLILSVGISTRYIFSTFKKTPQTTSEAEAWEAAKKACGGLHFLAIQPDLDSEDCAGFNLLLDLPFPPV is encoded by the exons ATGGCTACTCTGAGCTTCAACCCCGCCAGAATAAGAACCTCATCTTTCAAACATTCCAAATTCACTTCTCCATCCAAACCCATCAGAATCCCATGCACCACTTTTCCCTTCCACAGCCACCCCAAACTGATCCACTTTCGAACCCATTCCGTGTCGGAGAGTACCCAGAAAGAAGCACCGGAAGCAATTCTCCAAGAAGAAGATGACCCAACTGCGGAACTCAGATACCTTGACCCAGAAACCGACCCTGCCACCATAACAGACTGGGAACTTGACTTCTGCTCCAGGCCCATTCTCGACGCCAGAGGGAAGAAGATTTGGGAGCTGGTGGTGTGCGACAAAACGTTGTCGTTGCAGTACAacaaatattttccaaacaatgtCATTAACAGCATTACCTTGAAGGATGGTATTGTTGCTGTTAGCGATGAATTGGGTGTCCCGTTGCCCAGAAACATTCGCTTCTTCAG ATCGCAGATGCAGACAATTATTACAAATGCATGTAATGAGCTTCGCATAAGGCCTGTTCCTAGCAAACGG TGTGTGTCAATTATTCTATGGTTAGAGGAGCGGTATGAGACCATATATAGGAGGCACCCTGGATTTCAAGAAGCATCGAAAACTCTTTTGGCACTAGATAATCCTTTTCCCACGGAACTTCCAGATATTCTTTATGGGCAAAGATGGGCTTTTGTCCAATTACCTTACTCAG CTGTCCGAGAAGAGGTGTCGAACTTTGAGAAAGGATTTTGTGGTTCTGGGCTAGATCTTGATTTGTTGGGTCTTGAAAttgatgacaacacattaatCCCAGGACTGGCTGTTGCATCTTCTAGTGCTATGGCATTGGCAG CTGGTTTAAGTGGATTGGAGGTCTGTGCTGTCGAAGCAGATGCTGCTCGTGCTCGTCTGATTCTTTCTGTTGGAATTTCTACTCGATACATATTTTCCACCTTTAAGAAAACTCCCCAGACAACTAGTGAAGCTGAAGCTTGGGAAGCTGCCAAGAAAGCTTGTGGAGGTTTGCATTTCCTAGCAATCCAACCAGACTTGGATTCTGAAGATTGTGCTGGCTTCAATCTGTTGCTAGACTTGCCATTTCCACCTGTGTAA